In Phycisphaerae bacterium, one DNA window encodes the following:
- a CDS encoding 2-isopropylmalate synthase: MNAGNQQDVIRIFDTTLRDGEQSPGASLNTSEKLEIARALELLNVDIIEAGFPIASPGDFEAVQAIAELVKKCTVAGLARSIEKDVRTACEAVKHAARKRVHVFCATSEIHMKYKLKRAREEILKMSVEHVKMAREMIDDVEFSPEDASRTDPVFLAEVVAAVIDAGASTVNIPDTVGYAVPAHFEGIIRMLKEKVPNIEKAIISVHCHNDLGLAVANSLAAVRAGARQVECTVNGLGERAGNCSLEEVVMALRTRADHFGVGTNINTQRIYPTSRLVSSLTGIPVQRNKAIVGENAFAHESGIHQHGMLAHADTYEIMKPEDVGIPASTLVLGKHSGRHALRDRLEQLGHRLSDEQLDRAFEVFKNLADKKKEIFDEDLDTIAEELASRAPAVWELELLQTTAGTGVVPTATVRMKKADGTIVQDAATGDGPVDAVYSAIQRICDVSVRLTDYQIRAITVGKDAQGEVSLEIESDGEKVRGRGVSTDIIEASARAYLAAINRCLQRANGGKRQRSEP; this comes from the coding sequence ATGAACGCTGGAAACCAACAGGACGTGATCCGGATCTTCGACACGACCCTGCGCGACGGCGAACAGTCGCCCGGGGCGTCGCTGAACACCTCCGAAAAGCTGGAGATCGCACGGGCCCTCGAGCTGCTGAACGTCGATATCATCGAGGCGGGGTTCCCCATCGCCTCGCCCGGCGACTTCGAAGCGGTCCAGGCCATCGCCGAACTGGTCAAGAAGTGCACGGTCGCGGGCCTCGCCCGGTCGATCGAAAAGGACGTGCGGACGGCCTGCGAAGCGGTCAAGCACGCGGCCCGGAAGCGGGTCCACGTGTTCTGCGCGACCAGTGAGATCCACATGAAATACAAGCTCAAGCGGGCCCGCGAAGAGATCCTCAAGATGTCGGTCGAGCACGTGAAGATGGCCCGCGAGATGATCGACGACGTGGAGTTCAGCCCGGAGGACGCGTCGCGGACCGATCCGGTATTCCTGGCTGAGGTGGTCGCCGCGGTCATTGACGCCGGGGCCTCGACGGTCAACATTCCCGACACCGTCGGCTACGCGGTGCCCGCCCATTTCGAGGGCATCATCCGCATGCTCAAGGAGAAGGTGCCCAACATCGAGAAGGCGATCATCTCGGTGCACTGCCACAACGACCTGGGTCTGGCGGTGGCCAACTCGCTGGCCGCCGTGCGGGCTGGGGCCCGGCAGGTCGAATGCACGGTCAACGGTTTGGGCGAACGGGCGGGCAACTGCTCGCTCGAGGAGGTCGTCATGGCCCTGCGGACCCGGGCCGACCATTTCGGGGTCGGCACGAACATCAACACGCAGCGGATCTACCCGACCTCGCGGCTGGTCTCGAGCCTCACCGGTATTCCGGTCCAGCGGAACAAGGCGATCGTCGGCGAGAACGCCTTCGCCCACGAATCGGGCATTCACCAGCACGGCATGCTCGCCCACGCGGACACCTACGAGATCATGAAGCCCGAAGACGTCGGCATTCCCGCCAGCACGCTGGTGCTCGGCAAGCACTCGGGCCGCCACGCCCTGCGCGACCGGCTCGAACAGCTCGGCCATCGCCTGAGCGACGAGCAGCTCGACCGGGCCTTCGAGGTGTTCAAGAATCTGGCCGACAAGAAGAAGGAGATCTTCGACGAGGACCTCGACACGATTGCTGAGGAACTGGCCAGCCGGGCTCCAGCCGTCTGGGAACTGGAACTGCTCCAGACCACCGCGGGCACCGGCGTGGTTCCGACCGCCACCGTGCGGATGAAGAAGGCTGATGGAACGATCGTCCAGGACGCCGCGACCGGCGACGGTCCGGTCGACGCGGTCTACTCGGCCATTCAGCGGATTTGCGACGTCTCGGTGCGACTGACCGACTATCAGATCCGGGCCATCACGGTGGGCAAGGACGCCCAGGGCGAGGTCTCGCTGGAGATCGAGTCTGACGGCGAGAAGGTCCGCGGACGCGGAGTCAGCACCGACATCATCGAGGCCTCCGCCCGCGCCTACCTGGCGGCGATCAACCGCTGCCTCCAGCGGGCCAACGGCGGCAAGCGGCAGCGCAGCGAGCCATAG
- a CDS encoding MFS transporter: MTTTPAPSPVNRQTGPKTMVRALRNRNYRLFFFGQGASLVGTWMQRVALAWLVYGLTDSEWMLGVVGFAGMICTFLLAPVAGVLADRVNRRGLIVGTQALAMTQAFLLAGLTLSGGIAVWQIIALSAVLGLINAFDIPTRQSFVVDMLESRDDLPNAIALNSFLVNGAKLAGPALGGALVAVAGEGLCFLLNGLTFLAVIAALLAMRLQPSAIARTDGNLLTHFREGLGYAMGFGPIRLVLGLLAVISLLGMSVNVLMPVFARDILAGGPETLGWLTAATGIGAIAAALFLVSRRSVVGMGRRMAVACALMGLCLIAFAFSQQLWISLALLAGAGFGTMIQLVSANTTLQTIVDDDKRGRVMSLYTMCFMGMGPFGSLLMGALARWWGAPTAMMISGAGCILAALAFASRLPVFDRQVRPVYVRKGALADVKPATAP, from the coding sequence ATGACGACCACCCCCGCACCGTCCCCTGTCAACCGTCAGACCGGCCCGAAGACCATGGTGCGGGCGCTGCGGAACCGCAATTACCGGCTGTTCTTCTTCGGACAGGGGGCCTCCCTGGTGGGCACGTGGATGCAGCGGGTCGCCCTGGCGTGGCTGGTGTACGGGTTGACGGACTCCGAGTGGATGCTGGGCGTGGTGGGATTTGCCGGGATGATCTGCACGTTTCTGCTGGCCCCGGTGGCGGGCGTGCTGGCCGACCGGGTGAACCGGCGGGGCCTGATCGTGGGCACCCAGGCTCTGGCGATGACCCAGGCGTTCCTCCTGGCCGGCCTGACCCTCAGCGGCGGGATCGCCGTCTGGCAGATTATTGCCCTCTCAGCGGTCCTGGGGCTGATCAACGCCTTCGACATTCCGACCCGTCAGTCGTTCGTGGTCGACATGCTGGAAAGCCGCGACGATCTGCCCAACGCGATCGCCCTCAACTCATTCCTGGTCAACGGCGCGAAGCTGGCGGGCCCGGCGCTGGGCGGCGCGCTGGTCGCGGTGGCCGGCGAAGGGCTGTGTTTTCTGCTGAACGGCCTGACGTTCCTGGCCGTGATCGCCGCCCTGCTGGCGATGCGCCTGCAACCCTCGGCGATCGCCCGAACCGACGGCAACCTGCTGACGCATTTCCGCGAAGGGCTGGGCTACGCGATGGGGTTCGGGCCGATCCGGCTGGTGCTGGGCCTGCTGGCCGTAATCAGCCTGCTGGGCATGTCGGTCAACGTGCTGATGCCGGTCTTCGCCCGCGACATCCTGGCCGGCGGACCGGAGACCCTGGGCTGGCTGACCGCCGCCACCGGGATCGGCGCGATCGCAGCGGCCCTGTTTCTGGTGTCGCGACGGAGCGTGGTGGGCATGGGCCGGCGCATGGCGGTGGCCTGCGCACTGATGGGCCTGTGCCTGATCGCATTCGCGTTCTCGCAGCAGTTGTGGATCTCCCTGGCCCTGCTGGCCGGGGCTGGGTTCGGCACCATGATCCAACTCGTCTCCGCCAACACGACGCTGCAGACGATCGTCGACGACGACAAGCGCGGACGGGTGATGAGCCTCTATACCATGTGTTTCATGGGCATGGGTCCGTTCGGCAGTCTGCTGATGGGCGCGCTGGCCCGATGGTGGGGCGCGCCGACCGCCATGATGATCAGCGGAGCCGGCTGCATCCTCGCCGCGCTCGCCTTCGCCAGCCGGCTGCCCGTCTTCGATCGCCAGGTGCGTCCGGTATACGTCCGCAAGGGCGCGCTGGCCGATGTCAAACCCGCAACGGCGCCATAG